Proteins found in one Drosophila innubila isolate TH190305 chromosome X, UK_Dinn_1.0, whole genome shotgun sequence genomic segment:
- the LOC117789525 gene encoding unconventional myosin-XV, whose protein sequence is MDWAEGDLVWFDPGVGHPIPGEIQEVHRAAQVIVVQAMIKGKAQTFALQPGEGSLRARQDLGSSGVEDMTLLDDLHEASLLWNLRLRYDKGLIYTFAGSILIAVNPYKMFPDAYGLEVAKQYAGRPLGALPPHLFAIGAAAHAALPSPQVVVISGESGSGKTESTKLVMQYLAAVVPGGGSASAVITEQILEAAPLLEAFGNARTARNDNSSRFGKYLEVYFKSGAIVGAKITQYLLEKSRIVTQAPGERNYHVFYEMLGGLSESERSKYGLLEADKYFYLNQGATDCASGRVDWASLLSAMQVLGVTEGEREGIVRVLAAVLHLGNVYFHRRQLRHGQEGVEIGSDAEIKWAAHLLHISAEGMHRALTSRITEARAERLHTPLGIDQALDARDAFAKALYAGLFNWLVSRINSIVQKAGTHDAHRISILDIFGFEDLAENSFEQLCINYANENLQLYFNKHVFKLEQAEYARERLEWTPLAWDDNLPVIHLLAKKPVGICHLLDDESNFPRASDLSFLEKCHYNHALSELYARPRIGAQEFGVTHYAGQVWYCVDGFLDKNRDALRGDVLELLATSRLQLVSDLTKQLRAQRDAGKTLPKGSNGRFVTMKPRTPTVAARFADSLQQLLQSMGRCHPWFVRCIKPNQEKQPLRMDMPCVLQQLRYLGMLDTIQIRQRGYPVRLRFQHFVERYRHLSGSPFSRGTPYRELCRLLLEEMPRTGVEGPDYQLGATRVFLREALHRALESGRTERLRQAAVHIQRHVRGMLVRRQLQRRQVAAVKLQALWRSQRQQQRYQRLRHGARTVQRLWRGKLARKRVQQLRSDHRRRQEAREAAQRAREAREAKQAVLERSQLSYLDIPAELAFIYSKLQGWHPPHSDRHLVKVLGTVPGPPLASAQLPADLAQFSFGKFSSVYCNGLRLQPRREPITAPLLTRAASRDQDFQDALAVFKLILRWSNDKALEGEGAKEKLLSDYIVHKALSSRGLRDEILVQLCNQLHGADSVLSTRLWQLLGQCLCCFQPSAAFSKYLLKFITDEGPAPPTRQLLQRQLLRQQSAGGSAGASSSRSFVPSWLEWRAWSKGCDMALPLTLPDEASQTVAVDSWTSCEEAAALAVSQLGVASRGWTLVLDDGQQLTDSCGLDYVMDLIAEKELCPAFPAPRSDLLRSGAKFTRTTLPDAVKRPGVPPPAPPTSAGVAATGGGIGAAISKREQLEEQLEDSAPQRRSSRELLSRSSALNERYFERTEEPITPHLLPGAQSKSRSKSLDDLLAGDMGSQQLPLPDSDSQESPLHSHALGLSESRLNERYHSAERLAPMGKETAPRYQKSQHAGRRSHAASHGSAHSSKYNMDKSEYATRSSAMSDTSEAPSLASHVRRVRVPSQASDVDQFLDDLFSPVLDGSLDELSDARSLAASIRGGAPQNLAEFLVQTMDDTDDDLADDLDDYLLALQSPQQLVTAIKGGGSTDHSNTTAADPLLHQLMHQLPGAESPDAAPAALYQQQVQRAFLQSAMAQNLQIQQQLLAQNQALQTLLSQQATNRESNGTSNSNSNAAPSAALSISPPPAPSPLRLKSTALMTTTTRSSSLVLEATTSASTSAVAPPPPPPPPPMPPPLESKDPSETRHFLDPYGRAKTVRIGKWRWPPPQGEPQFQTEEDFFAFKLRQQQRKTTPTQAQHTTAIEWEEFEIEEEERRGAGVGGARRSSMRIEMLNSRDVQDSMTATTTTTTTATSAATAATSNTKLAKKSFEIGADRPPPGSVGKLKLSSEMRQRLEQVTAGHSVRSTVSNKSEQRAQPAKLEDTRKLMLQQQLGGLFASVNATTTTTTTMMAPPAESLATVRTQIERMEGQLSPTPNVAGSWPGLMLPPAPSVPAPPPPIRPPSMAPPAPPPAPQSPPGLQHQQLQQTPEPTPDYRQEHVPSFIQRQERDTFGAVHHHLHHQQQQHQQQHQQQQLSLQQQQLSLHQQQMSLHQDPVWDQELQTERERSRSRSRSRDREDYSESVWDRAEVEGPASGNGSGSEKEREKRERERERLYELRQVEREKESHKVYQPAPPRIIQANLETTGGKRERERERERERERERERERERERERERERDRERERERDREPATFRTHMAQKYEHERKRKSSASSGGVREELHDSSMSPVVVPAPVPPPVTPTSSATATGNNSAVGLGTVAAAGSGLGAGSTACLTYNRVPWKLRVRKEVFQPHEAIGPPVALDLLFAQVLSDVFGVTPCLRITPQEKNAALNMLHGHGVSVDTLAAPRSQQVRALVKRHLVDMARDWPLYFARLFAVQGAPLYPDVSIMGVSHSGLYLARRDADYLIVVQAINFAEIQNAVTLPRPAALQLNLRNGKHLALHATRAAAIQSMITGFVAEYRKSQSKASTLSSGARAAAQTLNVPLERLESRQTQHGQQRNEHGHSNGNDAAEQQLVELHHHQQQQQQQLQHQQHQHQQQQHQLEDAAEEQQLLEQQRYMKQQSYLHSARKSNAGQQPNSLTNGQQLQQQHQQQQQHHDLDGSNYMQDESNGGTPPSVTKYSLLQFAMQHFRNDQLRDADRHHERHQSSAANRSYAELVKWQGHAIRLPLLRLPNDLAPLALECFDCILRYCGDIPLDPELTEVKCVYTVLMHCHKYLALRDEVYCQLMKQTTANRSPCPDSSQRAWRLLSILAAYFGCSDALRPYLMEHLTSAASDRRRSCHGTAAVCLTNLRKTARCGGRKNVPSVEEVTAVSAGRSARRQIYRLPGGAERVVNTRCSTVVADVIAELCALLGVESEAEQQEFSLYCIVQGDAFTMPLAADEYILDVTTELLKSGQPFYLIFCRSVWHFALKREPAPMPLYVEVLFNQVAPDYLEGLLLELPGNGVPMPEMVRDMARIAALLHRAADLSHVPAMKEIKFLLPKPALGIREIRPAQWVGLVQSAWPQVVNLSPGQVKAQFLNVLATWPLFGSSFFAVKRIWAEEGAGPHVEDNNHSPMWRDLILALNRRGVLFLDPNTHETLQHWSFMEVISTRKVRSEDGALFLDMKVGNLMQQRVIRVQTEQAHEISRLVRQYITMAQISQRDKRELN, encoded by the exons GCACAAACATTTGCGCTGCAGCCGGGCGAGGGCAGTTTGAGAGCACGCCAGGATTTGGGCAGCAGCGGAGTGGAGGATATGACACTGCTCGACGATCTGCACGAGGCGTCGCTGCTGTGGAATCTGCGATTGCGCTATGACAAGGGATTAATCTACACGTTTGCCGGCAGCATATTGATTGCCGTCAATCCGTACAAAATGTTCCCGGATGCCTATGGCCTGGAGGTGGCTAAACAGTATGCCGGCCGTCCATTGGGTGCACTACCACCCCATCTGTTTGCAATTGGAGCGGCGGCACATGCGGCACTACCATCACCTCAAGTTGTGGTTATATCGGGTGAATCCGGTTCGGGTAAAACGGAATCCACAAAACTGGTAATGCAGTACCTGGCAGCGGTGGTACCGGGCGGTGGTAGTGCCTCAGCCGTCATTACTGAGCAAATTTTGGAGGCAGCACCATTACTGGAGGCCTTTGGTAATGCCCGAACCGCACGCAATGATAATAGTTCAAGGTTTGGCAAATATTTGGAGGTTTATTTCAAAAGTGGCGCCATTGTGGGTGCCAAAATTACGCAATATTTGCTGGAAAAGTCAAGAATTGTCACCCAAGCACCCGGTGAACGCAATTATCATGTGTTTTATGAAATGTTGGGTGGTCTAAGTGAAAGTGAAAGATCCAAATACGGTTTACTCGAAGCGGACAAGTATTTCTATCTGAATCAAGGTGCTACGGATTGTGCTTCGGGTCGGGTGGATTGGGCATCACTTTTGAGTGCCATGCAAGTCTTGGGCGTTACAGAGGGCGAACGTGAGGGAATTGTTCGCGTTTTGGCAGCTGTACTGCATTTGGGCAACGTTTATTTCCATCGCCGTCAGCTGCGTCACGGACAGGAGGGAGTGGAAATCGGTTCCGATGCGGAAATCAAATGGGCCGCACATTTGCTGCACATCAGTGCGGAGGGAATGCATCGTGCTCTCACCAGTCGCATCACGGAGGCAAGAGCTGAACGGCTGCACACTCCTTTAG GTATTGATCAAGCGCTGGATGCGCGCGATGCCTTTGCCAAAGCCTTGTACGCAGGACTTTTCAATTGGCTCGTTTCCCGCATCAATTCGATAGTACAGAAAGCGGGCACTCACGATGCACATCGCATATCGATACTCGATATTTTTGGCTTTGAGGATTTGGCGGAGAATAGCTTTGAGCAACTGTGCATCAACTATGCCAATGAGAATCTGCAGTTGTATTTCAACaaacatgtattcaaattGGAGCAAGCGGAATATGCCAGGGAACGTTTGGAATGGACACCATTGGCATGGGATGATAATTTGCCAGTTATACATTTGCTGGCTAAGAAGCCCGTTGGCATTTGTCATCTGCTCGATGATGAGTCCAATTTTCCGCGTGCCAGCGACTTGAGTTTTCTCGAAAAGTGTCATTACAATCATGCGTTGAGTGAACTCTACGCGCGTCCACGCATCGGAGCCCAGGAATTTGGTGTTACACATTATGCGGGACAAGTTTGGTATTGTGTGGATGGTTTTTTGGATAAGAATCGCGATGCTTTGCGCGGTGATGTCTTGGAACTATTGGCCACCTCACGTTTACAGCTGGTCAGTGACCTGACCAAGCAGCTGCGAGCACAAAGGGATGCCGGCAAGACCCTACCAAAGGGTAGCAACGGTCGTTTTGTGACCATGAAACCGCGTACGCCTACAGTGGCTGCCAGATTTGCGGACTCATTGCAGCAATTGCTGCAATCGATGGGACGCTGTCATCCCTGGTTTGTGCGCTGCATTAAGCCGAATCAGGAGAAGCAACCCTTGCGCATGGACATGCCGTGTGTACTGCAACAGCTGCGATATTTGGGCATGCTGGATACCATACAGATACGTCAGCGCGGTTATCCGGTGCGTTTGCGCTTCCAGCATTTTGTGGAGCGTTATCGGCATTTATCGGGCTCGCCATTTTCGCGTGGTACACCCTATCGCGAATTGTGCCGCTTGCTGTTGGAAGAAATGCCGCGTACGGGCGTTGAAGGGCCGGATTATCAGCTGGGTGCTACGCGCGTGTTTCTCAGGGAAGCGCTACATCGCGCCTTGGAAAGCGGACGCACGGAACGGCTGCGTCAGGCGGCGGTGCATATACAGCGTCATGTGCGCGGCATGCTGGTGCGTCGTCAACTCCAGAGGCGTCAGGTGGCCGCTGTCAAATTGCAGGCACTGTGGCGCTCGCAACGCCAGCAGCAACGCTATCAACGCTTGCGTCATGGCGCGCGTACCGTGCAACGTTTGTGGCGCGGCAAGCTGGCAAGGAAACGCGTACAGCAGCTGCGCTCCGATCATCGGCGCAGGCAGGAGGCTCGCGAGGCGGCGCAGCGTGCGCGGGAGGCCCGGGAGGCCAAACAGGCGGTCCTCGAGCGCAGTCAATTGAGCTATCTGGATATACCCGCCGAATTGGCATTCATCTATTCGAAACTGCAGGGCTGGCATCCGCCGCACAGTGATCGTCATCTCGTCAAGGTGCTGGGCACCGTGCCAG GTCCTCCTTTGGCCAGTGCACAACTGCCCGCGGATCTGGCACAGTTTAGCTTTGGCAAGTTCAGCAGCGTCTACTGCAACGGATTGAGATTGCAGCCACGTCGGGAACCGATTACGGCGCCACTGCTGACACGAGCTGCATCCCGGGATCAGGATTTCCAGGATGCTCTGgctgtatttaaattgatactgCGCTGGAGCAACGATAAGGCGCTGGAGGGCGAGGGCGCCAAGGAGAAGCTACTTTCCGATTATATAGTGCACAAGGCGTTGAGCTCGAGAGGATTACGTGATGAGATTCTCGTGCAGCTCTGCAATCAGCTGCATGGCGCGGATTCGGTTTTGAGTACACGTCTCTGGCAATTGCTGGGACAGTGTTTGTGTTGCTTCCAGCCGAGTGCGGCCTTCAGTAAATACCTGTTGAAATTCATCACTGATGAGGGACCAGCTCCGCCCACTCGCCAGCTGCTGCAGCGTCAGCTGTTGCGTCAACAGAGCGCCGGAGGATCGGCAGGCGCATCGTCCTCCAGGAGTTTTGTGCCCTCCTGGCTGGAATGGCGTGCCTGGTCAAAGGGCTGCGATATGGCTTTACCCTTGACACTGCCGGATGAGGCCAGTCAAACGGTCGCTGTCGATTCCTGGACTAGTTGCGAGGAGGCGGCCGCCTTGGCGGTATCTCAACTGGGCGTGGCCAGTCGCGGTTGGACTCTGGTGCTGGACGATGGTCAACAGCTGACGGACAGCTGTGGCCTCGATTATGTCATGGATCTGATTGCCGAGAAGGAACTGTGTCCCGCATTCCCTGCGCCACGCAGTGATCTACTCCGTTCCGGCGCGAAATTCACGCGCACCACTTTACCGGATGCGGTCAAACGTCCGGGTGTACCGCCACCGGCACCGCCCACAAGCGCTGGCGTGGCAGCAACAGGAGGAG GAATAGGAGCAGCTATAAGCAAACGGGAGCAACTGGAGGAGCAGTTGGAGGACTCGGCGCCGCAGCGTCGCAGCAGTCGGGAATTGCTCTCGCGCAGTTCGGCGCTGAACGAGCGTTACTTTGAGCGCACCGAGGAGCCGATAACACCGCATCTGCTGCCCGGAGCACAGTCCAAGTCGCGTTCCAAGTCGCTGGATGATTTGCTGGCTGGCGATATGGGTAGTCAACAGTTGCCGCTGCCGGATAGCGATTCGCAGGAGTCGCCATTGCACTCGCATGCCTTGGGTCTGTCCGAGAGTCGTCTGAACGAGCGTTATCATTCGGCGGAGCGACTTGCTCCGATGGGCAAAGAAACCGCGCCGCGTTATCAAAAATCTCAGCATGCCGGACGAAGATCACATGCGGCCTCACATGGCTCCGCACACTCGAGTAAATATAATATGGATAAATCGGAGTATGCGACACGATCCTCGGCCATGTCGGACACGAGTGAAGCGCCCTCTCTGGCCTCGCATGTGAGACGCGTGCGTGTGCCGTCCCAGGCCTCGGATGTCGATCAGTTTCTGGATGATTTGTTTAGTCCCGTGCTGGATGGTTCACTCGATGAGCTCTCCGATGCGCGCTCCTTGGCAGCCAGCATACGTGGAGGTGCTCCTCAAAATCTAGCTGAATTTCTAGTGCAAACAATGGATGATACGGACGATGATTTGGCTGATGATTTGGATGATTATCTTCTAGCACTACAGTCTCCACAGCAGCTGGTGACGGCCATTAAAGGTGGCGGCAGTACCGATCATAGCAATACAACGGCCGCTGATCCTCTACTGCATCAGCTGATGCATCAATTGCCCGGTGCCGAGTCACCTGATGCTGCCCCCGCTGCACTCTATCAACAGCAGGTGCAACGCGCCTTTCTTCAGTCCGCCATGGCGCAGAATCTGCAAatccaacagcagctgctcgCTCAGAATCAGGCACTGCAGACCCTTCTCAGTCAGCAGGCAACCAACAG GGAATCCAATGGCACTTCGAATTCGAACTCGAATGCAGCTCCCTCAGCTGCGCTGAGCATTTCGCCTCCTCCGGCGCCATCTCCGCTCCGACTGAAGAGCACGGCGCtgatgacgacgacaacgagGAGCAGCAGCTTGGTGCTGGAGGCAacaacgtcagcgtcaactTCGGCGGTGGCACCACCGcctccaccgccaccgccaccaaTGCCGCCACCACTCGAAAGCAAGGATCCATCGGAGACACGTCATTTCCTGGATCCCTATGGACGTGCCAAGACGGTGAGGATTGGCAAATGGCGCTGGCCGCCACCGCAAGGTGAACCACAATTCCAGACCGAGGAGGATTTCTTTGCCTTCAAGctgcgacagcagcagcggaaAACGACGCCGACGCAGGCGCAGCATACAACGGCCATTGAGTGGGAGGAATTTGAAATAGAGGAGGAGGAGCGAAGAGGAGCTGGCGTTGGAGGCGCTCGAAGAAGCAGCATGAGAATTGAGATGTTGAACTCTCGAGATGTACAAGATtcaatgacagcaacaacaacgaccacaacaacagcaacatcagctgcaacggcagcaacatcaaatacaaaattggCTAAAAAGAGCTTCGAAATTGGCGCTGATCGTCCGCCTCCGGGCAGTGTTGGCAAGCTGAAGCTCAGCTCGGAGATGCGTCAACGCTTGGAGCAGGTGACAGCGGGTCATTCGGTGCGTTCCACAGTCTCCAACAAGTCGGAGCAACGTGCCCAGCCCGCCAAACTGGAGGATACACGCAAATTgatgctgcaacagcagctgggcGGTCTCTTTGCCAGCGTCAATGCGAccacaacgacgacaacgaccatg ATGGCACCACCAGCTGAATCTCTGGCCACGGTGCGCACCCAGATAGAACGCATGGAGGGACAATTGTCACCGACTCCGAATGTCGCCGGTTCGTGGCCGGGATTAATGCTGCCGCCGGCGCCGAGTGTGCCAGCACcgccgccgccaatacgaccGCCTAGCATGGCACCGCCAGCACCACCGCCGGCACCACAATCGCCACCAGGgctgcagcatcagcaactACAGCAAACTCCCGAGCCGACGCCGGATTATCGACAGGAGCATGTACCATCATTTATACAGCGTCAGGAGCGCGATACCTTTGGTGCAGTGCATCATCATctgcatcatcagcagcagcaacaccagcagcagcaccagcagcaacagttgtcgttgcagcagcaacagttgtcgCTGCACCAGCAACAGATGTCGCTACATCAGGATCCGGTTTGGGATCAGGAATTGCAAACGGAACGCGAACGGTCGCGTAGTCGCAGTCGCTCTAGGGATCGTGAGGATTACTCCGAGTCCGTGTGGGATCGTGCCGAGGTCGAGGGACCGGCTTCGGGTAATGGCAGTGGCAGCGAGAAGGAGCGCGAGAAGCGGGAACGCGAGAGGGAGCGACTGTACGAGCTGCGTCAGGTGGAGCGGGAGAAGGAAAGTCACAAGGTGTATCAGCCAGCGCCGCCGAGAATTATACAAGCGAATCTGGAGACGACGGGCGGCAAGCGGGAGCGGGAGCGAGAAAGGGAACGAGAGAGGGAGCGGGAACGGGAGCGGGAAAGAGAacgcgagagagaaagagaacgagagagagatCGAGAGCGAGAACGGGAGAGAGATCGCGAGCCGGCCACCTTCCGCACTCACATGGCCCAGAAATACGAGCACGAGCGGAAGCGCAAGAGTTCCGCCAGCTCCGGTGGAGTACGGGAGGAACTACACGACTCCTCCATGTCGCCAGTGGTGGTACCTGCCCCAGTGCCGCCCCCCGTCACGCCCACATCATCCGCAACGGCAACGGGCAACAACTCTGCTGTTGGCCTAGGAACGGTAGCTGCAGCTGGTTCAG GACTTGGAGCCGGTTCGACCGCCTGTCTCACCTACAATCGGGTGCCCTGGAAGCTCCGCGTGCGCAAGGAGGTCTTTCAACCGCATGAGGCGATTGGTCCGCCCGTGGCATTGGATCTACTTTTCGCCCAGGTGCTGAGTGATGTGTTTGGGGTGACACCCTGTTTGCGGATAACGCCGCAGGAGAAGAACGCCGCCTTGAATATGCTGCATGGGCATGGCGTAAGTGTGGACACACTGGCCGCACCGCGCAGCCAACAGGTGCGTGCTCTTGTCAAGCGTCATCTGGTGGATATGGCACGCGATTGGCCGCTCTACTTTGCACGACTCTTTGCGGTACAGGGTGCTCCGCTTTATCCCGATGTTTCCATCATGGGCGTCTCGCACAGTGGCCTCTATTTGGCCCGTCGCGATGCCGATTATCTGATTGTCGTGCAGGCCATTAACTTTGCTGAGATCCAGAATGCGGTCACCCTTCCTCGTCCCGCTGCCCTGCAGCTCAATCTGCGCAATGGAAAGCACCTggcgttgcatgccacacgcGCTGCCGCCATTCAGTCCATGATCACCGGATTCGTCGCCGAGTATCGCAAG TCCCAATCGAAGGCCTCGACACTGTCCTCGGGAGCTCGAGCTGCCGCCCAGACATTGAATGTGCCTCTGGAGCGTTTGGAGTCGCGTCAAACTCAACATGGCCAACAACGCAATGAACACGGCCATTCCAATGGCAACGATGCGGCTGAGCAGCAGTTGGTGGAgctgcatcatcatcaacagcagcagcagcagcaactgcaacaccagcaacaccaacatcaacagcagcaacatcagctggAGGATGCGGCAGAGGAGCAACAATTGTTGGAACAACAACGTTATATGAAACAGCAAAGTTATTTGCACTCGGCACGCAAATCAAATGCTGGCCAACAGCCAAATTCCCTCACCAATGgccaacagttgcagcagcaacaccaacagcaacagcaacatcacgATCTTGACGGCAGCAATTACATGCAGGACGAGAGCAATGGAGGCACTCCCCCCTCAGTCACCAAGTATTCCCTGCTTCAGTTCGCCATGCAACATTTCCGCAATGA tcaatTACGCGATGCTGATCGTCATCACGAACGACATCAATCGTCGGCTGCAAATCGCTCGTATGCGGAGCTCGTCAAGTGGCAAGGTCATGCCATCAGGTTGCCACTGCTCCGACTGCCCAATGATCTGGCACCTCTGGCGCTCGAATGCTTCGATTGCATTTTACGCTATTGCGGGGATATACCTCTCGATCCCGAGCTCACCGAGGTCAAGTGCGTTTACACCGTGCTAAtg CATTGTCACAAATATCTGGCGCTACGGGATGAAGTCTACTGTCAGCTGATGAAACAGACTACAGCGAATCGTTCACCGTGTCCGGATAGTTCGCAACGTGCCTGGCGACTGTTGAGCATTTTGGCCGCCTACTTTGGCTGCTCGGATGCACTGCGTCCGTATTTGATGGAGCATCTGACATCGGCTGCCTCGGATCGTCGTCGTTCGTGCCATGGCACCGCCGCCGTTTGTCTAACGAATCTACGGAAGACGGCACGTTGTGGCGGAAGAAAGAATGTGCCGAGTGTGGAAGAGGTGACGGCTGTATCGGCGGGACGGTCGGCAAGACGACAAATCTATCGGTTGCCAG GTGGTGCAGAGCGTGTGGTGAACACACGTTGTTCCACGGTGGTTGCCGATGTCATTGCCGAGCTGTGTGCACTACTCGGCGTGGAGTCGGAGGCGGAACAGCAGGAGTTCTCGCTATATTGTATTGTGCAGGGAGATGCGTTCACAATGCCACTGGCAGCCGATGAATATATACTGGATGTGACGACGGAATTGCTGAAATCGGGACAACCGTTCTATTTGATATTCTGTCGATCCGTTTGGCATTTTGCACTGAAACGCGAACCGGCTCCGATGCCGCTCTATGTGGAGGTACTCTTCAATCAGGTGGCACCCGATTATCTGGAGGGCTTGCTGCTGGAATTACCGGGTAATGGAGTACCTATGCCGGAGATGGTACGTGACATGGCCCGGATTGCAGCACTACTGCATCGTGCGGCGGATTTGAGTCATGTGCCAGCCATGAAGGAGATTAAATTCCTGTTGCCCAAGCCGGCATTGGGTATACGCGAGATACGTCCCGCCCAGTGGGTGGGATTGGTGCAATCCGCCTGGCCGCAGGTGGTCAATCTCAGTCCCGGTCAGGTGAAGGCACAATTTCTGAATGTCCTTGCCACCTGGCCGCTCTTTGGCAGCAGTTTCTTTGCCGTGAAACGCATCTGGGCCGAGGAGGGCGCCG